From Longimicrobiales bacterium, one genomic window encodes:
- a CDS encoding HAD-IB family phosphatase — MSRTEPRPLTRVGTVVFDCDSTLSAMEGIDELAAEHRSEVESLTAAAMRGDMPLEAVYGRRLALIRPDRRRVERLAREYVERLVPDAAAVVAALHAEGIRVRIVSGGLLPAVLAVAEAVNVSRDDVAAVGIRFDGSGSYAGFDEASPLARSRGKCDVLSAWRDDEPPRTMLVGDGATDAEAAQVVDVFVAYTGVVERAGVPEAADAVIRSASLAPVLPLALAGSLPRAIEHRALFDRGVALLDEGARSRLEFLNL; from the coding sequence ATGTCGCGAACAGAGCCGCGGCCGCTGACGCGGGTCGGCACCGTCGTCTTCGACTGCGACTCGACGCTGTCAGCCATGGAGGGCATCGATGAGCTCGCGGCTGAGCATCGCAGCGAAGTCGAGTCGCTGACGGCGGCCGCGATGCGCGGCGACATGCCGCTCGAGGCTGTCTATGGCCGTCGTCTGGCTCTGATCCGACCGGATCGAAGGCGTGTCGAACGGCTGGCGCGCGAATACGTCGAGCGGCTGGTACCGGATGCCGCGGCAGTGGTGGCGGCACTGCATGCGGAGGGGATCCGCGTTCGGATCGTCAGTGGCGGCTTGCTGCCCGCTGTGCTGGCTGTCGCAGAAGCCGTGAACGTTTCGCGCGACGATGTCGCGGCGGTCGGAATCCGTTTCGACGGCAGCGGCTCGTATGCGGGCTTCGATGAGGCCTCGCCGCTGGCGCGTTCGCGTGGCAAGTGTGACGTTCTGTCTGCGTGGCGCGACGATGAGCCGCCCCGCACGATGCTCGTGGGCGATGGTGCAACGGACGCTGAGGCTGCGCAGGTGGTCGACGTGTTCGTCGCATATACCGGTGTGGTGGAACGTGCGGGCGTACCCGAGGCAGCGGACGCCGTCATACGATCCGCATCGCTTGCGCCCGTGCTGCCGCTCGCGCTGGCGGGCTCGCTGCCACGCGCGATCGAGCATCGCGCGCTGTTCGATCGGGGTGTGGCGCTGCTGGATGAGGGCGCGCGCAGTCGTCTTGAATTCCTGAACCTGTAG
- a CDS encoding metallophosphoesterase → MEDREREFRIAAIGDIHFEGSRHGSLRELFADIHRNADVLALCGDLTTHGSPEQMKAFVDELAGLEVPIVAVLGNHDFESDAEEELSGILCDAGVHVLDGTHVVIEGIGFAGTKGFAGGFGRGALGPFGEKLMKDFVNAALDEALKIEKALHQLDTETKVVLLHYAPIEDTIRGEPESIFPFLGSSRLLQPLDTHGATVIFHGHAHHGTLEGETPGGIPVFNVSMPLLAEAGMTYRTFSVPAPDRRRETAASGEPASKSA, encoded by the coding sequence ATGGAGGACAGAGAACGGGAGTTCCGCATCGCTGCCATTGGCGACATTCACTTCGAGGGCTCGCGTCACGGCTCGCTGCGTGAGCTCTTTGCCGACATCCACCGCAACGCCGACGTCCTCGCCCTGTGCGGCGACCTCACGACGCATGGATCACCCGAGCAGATGAAGGCGTTCGTCGACGAGCTGGCCGGACTCGAGGTGCCGATCGTTGCCGTGCTCGGCAATCACGACTTCGAGTCCGACGCGGAGGAAGAGCTCAGCGGGATCCTGTGCGACGCCGGTGTGCACGTGCTCGACGGCACCCACGTAGTCATCGAAGGGATCGGCTTCGCCGGTACGAAAGGATTCGCGGGCGGCTTCGGCCGCGGTGCGCTCGGACCGTTCGGCGAGAAGCTCATGAAGGACTTCGTGAATGCTGCGCTGGATGAGGCGCTCAAGATCGAGAAGGCGCTGCACCAGCTCGACACGGAAACCAAGGTGGTCCTGCTGCACTACGCGCCGATTGAAGACACCATTCGCGGCGAGCCCGAGTCGATCTTTCCGTTCCTTGGGAGCTCGCGGCTGCTTCAGCCGCTCGATACTCACGGCGCCACAGTCATCTTCCACGGGCATGCGCACCACGGCACATTGGAAGGGGAGACGCCCGGTGGAATTCCCGTCTTCAACGTGTCGATGCCGCTCCTCGCGGAGGCCGGCATGACCTATCGCACGTTCAGCGTGCCCGCACCCGACCGGCGTCGCGAGACGGCAGCATCCGGCGAACCGGCCAGCAAATCGGCGTGA
- a CDS encoding DUF1207 domain-containing protein, protein MERENDAAGHATQQNGSDVMKAVNVLVLMLLWAAPAAGQRLLPDVRFFRTPVADPFAARTAVSLQHTNVLETQGPERPAFTLPDPDDAASDVVAAVGIGAIIPLIQLSQSPSGGVLMYADARVFSRFRIEYESRDDMGQDWFVGGGFEMQHNAWSGRAAIIHRSSHLGDEFIEMTGAERIEFGSEQLDVTAAYDVPGIARVYGGGSWIFRSYLGWEPQLVALGVRDRALLQIGADNMWRPWRGRPLAVYAGVDLQTAERSDWDMGFAAAAGIGVQTRRSFRLMARFYDGPSTMGEFFLTPERYFALELVAEL, encoded by the coding sequence ATGGAGCGGGAGAATGACGCGGCCGGGCATGCAACGCAACAGAACGGGAGCGACGTCATGAAGGCGGTGAACGTGCTTGTACTGATGCTGCTCTGGGCGGCTCCCGCGGCCGGCCAGCGACTGCTGCCCGATGTTCGCTTCTTCCGAACTCCTGTCGCTGACCCGTTCGCGGCCAGGACGGCTGTGTCACTCCAGCATACGAATGTGCTCGAGACACAGGGTCCTGAACGCCCGGCATTCACGCTGCCCGATCCGGACGATGCGGCGAGCGACGTCGTCGCCGCGGTCGGCATCGGCGCCATCATACCGTTGATCCAGCTGTCGCAGTCGCCGTCCGGCGGCGTCCTGATGTATGCGGACGCCCGGGTCTTCTCGCGCTTCCGCATCGAGTACGAGAGCCGGGATGACATGGGCCAGGACTGGTTTGTGGGCGGCGGTTTCGAGATGCAGCACAACGCCTGGTCGGGTCGCGCAGCGATCATCCACCGCAGTTCGCATCTGGGCGATGAGTTCATCGAGATGACGGGGGCGGAGCGCATCGAATTCGGCAGCGAACAGCTCGATGTGACGGCGGCATATGATGTTCCAGGTATCGCCCGCGTCTATGGCGGCGGCAGCTGGATCTTCCGCTCCTATCTCGGCTGGGAGCCGCAGCTGGTCGCACTCGGCGTGCGTGATCGCGCACTGCTTCAGATCGGTGCCGACAACATGTGGCGTCCGTGGCGGGGCCGGCCGCTCGCCGTGTATGCCGGCGTCGACCTGCAGACGGCCGAGCGAAGCGACTGGGACATGGGCTTTGCGGCGGCCGCCGGTATCGGTGTTCAGACACGCCGTTCGTTCCGGTTGATGGCGCGGTTCTACGACGGTCCCTCGACAATGGGCGAGTTCTTCCTGACGCCGGAACGGTATTTCGCGCTCGAGCTCGTCGCCGAGCTGTAG
- a CDS encoding copper-translocating P-type ATPase, with protein sequence MSAVQADTTNRGAKQQRLTIPVTGMTCAACANRVQRRLERGSGVRDAAVNFGTERATVTFDAGATDAGQLVELVRAAGYDARTETIALPISGLEWAVSTETLERELRAVPGVLRATGNLAAGEVRAEVLPEVVTPESLAEAVRRAGYTLTDMVEIADPVERERVAREREYRTLLYKFWLAAGAGVLAMILSMPLMMEPSAMQRADLLDRVMMPLAHWTLAAFPPLASLSANTLRWLLLVITTPVLLWSGRHFFRGAYSGLLHGTADMNTLIALGTGSAFVFSLVATVAPGLFTRAGLAADVYYEAVAMIIALILLGKVLEARAKGRTSDAIRRLIGLQPKTARVLRDGTEQDVDAGDLVVGDVIIVRPGERVPVDGTVLSGRSAVDQSLLTGESLPVEKSQGDEVVGGSINGSGSFRFEATKVGRDTALAQIVRMVQEAQGAKAPIQRVADRIAGIFVPIVVTIALVALVVWLVFGPDPRFVFAMVSFVTVLIIACPCALGLATPTAVMVGTGAAAEAGVLFRGGDALEIARDIRIVVLDKTGTVTEGRPALVGVQTVTSRATDNGSPVAESELLMLAASVERVSEHPLGAAIVDAADQRKLVSRDVSDFASFGGRGIFGVVDGRRVLIGNRALMEESGVPVDDLSDAADEQAEAGRTPVYVAVDDVARGLLLVADPVKTTSTAAIADLRAMGIEVIMLTGDNTRTAQAVARQVSIDRVIADVLPADKARVIKQLQDERGVRVAMVGDGINDAPALAQADIGIAIGTGTDVALEASDVTLVGGDLGGVVTAVRLSRRTMRVIRQNLFWAFVYNVIGIPIAAGVLYPISGVLLSPVFASAAMALSSVSVVGNSLRLRGAARSLRDTRQSA encoded by the coding sequence ATGAGCGCGGTGCAGGCGGACACGACGAACAGAGGGGCGAAGCAGCAGCGGCTCACGATTCCGGTCACAGGGATGACGTGTGCGGCGTGCGCGAACCGGGTGCAGCGACGGCTGGAGCGCGGTTCGGGGGTGCGGGACGCGGCGGTGAACTTCGGCACTGAGCGGGCAACGGTGACGTTCGATGCGGGTGCCACCGACGCGGGCCAGCTCGTCGAGCTGGTACGTGCTGCAGGATACGACGCGCGGACGGAAACGATAGCGCTGCCGATATCGGGTCTCGAGTGGGCGGTGAGCACGGAGACGCTGGAGCGGGAGCTTCGAGCGGTCCCTGGCGTGCTGCGGGCGACGGGTAATCTCGCGGCGGGTGAGGTGCGGGCGGAGGTGCTGCCCGAGGTGGTGACGCCGGAAAGCCTGGCGGAAGCCGTGCGCCGCGCGGGCTACACCCTGACGGACATGGTGGAGATCGCGGATCCGGTGGAGCGGGAGCGGGTCGCTCGGGAGCGCGAGTACCGGACGTTGCTGTACAAGTTCTGGCTCGCCGCGGGTGCGGGTGTGCTGGCGATGATCCTGTCCATGCCGCTGATGATGGAGCCATCGGCGATGCAGCGTGCGGATCTGCTCGATCGCGTCATGATGCCACTGGCACACTGGACACTGGCTGCTTTCCCGCCGCTCGCCTCGCTATCGGCGAATACACTGCGCTGGCTGCTGCTCGTCATTACTACGCCGGTTCTGCTGTGGTCGGGCCGCCATTTTTTCCGTGGCGCGTACAGTGGCCTGCTGCACGGCACGGCTGACATGAACACGCTGATCGCGCTGGGCACGGGCTCGGCGTTCGTGTTCAGTCTGGTGGCGACGGTGGCGCCGGGTCTCTTCACGCGTGCGGGTCTCGCGGCGGACGTCTACTACGAGGCCGTTGCGATGATCATCGCACTGATTCTCCTCGGCAAGGTTCTGGAGGCGCGAGCGAAGGGTCGGACATCAGACGCCATCCGACGGTTGATCGGACTGCAGCCGAAAACCGCGCGAGTGCTCCGCGACGGAACCGAGCAGGACGTGGATGCAGGGGACCTGGTAGTGGGCGACGTCATAATCGTGCGACCGGGTGAACGCGTGCCGGTGGATGGGACGGTTCTCAGTGGGCGGAGTGCGGTTGACCAATCGCTGCTCACGGGCGAGTCGCTGCCGGTGGAGAAGTCACAGGGCGATGAGGTAGTCGGCGGGTCCATCAATGGCAGTGGCTCATTCCGGTTCGAGGCGACAAAGGTCGGCCGGGACACGGCGCTCGCGCAGATCGTGCGCATGGTGCAGGAGGCGCAGGGTGCGAAGGCCCCGATTCAGCGCGTGGCCGATCGGATCGCGGGCATCTTCGTCCCGATCGTGGTGACCATAGCTCTGGTCGCGCTGGTGGTGTGGCTCGTGTTCGGTCCCGATCCGCGTTTCGTCTTCGCGATGGTGTCGTTCGTGACGGTGCTGATCATCGCCTGCCCGTGTGCGCTCGGGCTCGCAACACCTACGGCGGTGATGGTGGGCACAGGTGCGGCGGCGGAGGCAGGTGTGCTTTTCCGTGGCGGGGACGCGCTGGAGATCGCGCGCGACATACGCATCGTCGTGCTCGACAAGACGGGGACCGTCACGGAGGGTCGTCCCGCCCTCGTCGGCGTGCAGACCGTTACCTCACGCGCGACGGACAACGGCTCGCCCGTTGCTGAAAGCGAGCTGCTGATGCTGGCCGCATCGGTGGAACGCGTGTCCGAGCATCCACTCGGCGCCGCGATCGTGGATGCAGCGGACCAGCGGAAGCTGGTGTCACGCGATGTCAGCGACTTCGCGTCGTTCGGCGGGCGGGGCATCTTCGGCGTTGTGGATGGGCGACGCGTCCTCATCGGCAATCGTGCGCTGATGGAGGAGAGTGGCGTACCGGTCGATGACCTGAGCGACGCCGCGGACGAGCAGGCCGAGGCCGGCAGGACGCCCGTATACGTAGCGGTGGACGACGTCGCACGCGGACTGCTGCTCGTGGCTGACCCGGTCAAGACGACGAGCACGGCTGCAATTGCGGATCTGCGCGCCATGGGCATCGAGGTGATCATGCTCACGGGTGACAACACGCGCACGGCGCAGGCCGTCGCGCGGCAGGTTTCCATCGACCGCGTCATCGCGGATGTGCTGCCGGCGGACAAGGCGCGCGTGATCAAACAGCTTCAGGATGAGCGCGGCGTCCGCGTAGCGATGGTCGGCGATGGAATCAACGATGCGCCCGCGCTCGCGCAGGCGGATATCGGAATTGCCATCGGAACCGGCACCGATGTAGCACTCGAGGCGAGCGATGTCACACTGGTCGGCGGCGACCTCGGCGGGGTCGTGACGGCCGTGCGACTATCGCGACGCACGATGCGCGTGATCCGGCAGAACCTGTTCTGGGCTTTCGTCTACAACGTGATCGGCATTCCCATCGCGGCGGGGGTGCTGTACCCGATCTCGGGGGTTCTGCTCTCCCCGGTCTTTGCGAGTGCCGCAATGGCGCTGAGCAGTGTGAGCGTGGTGGGCAACAGTCTGCGGCTGCGGGGAGCCGCACGGTCGCTGCGGGACACGCGGCAGTCTGCCTGA
- a CDS encoding alanine--glyoxylate aminotransferase family protein, which yields MARTQKKTFGSFFLPGPTEVRPDVLAAMTKPMIGHRVVEMEELIGHIQPRLRSIFGTQRPVYISASSATGLMEGAVRNGARRRVLSLVNGAFSARFHQIAQATGLRADPLEVDWGEGHTPEMLEHALGRGIYDAVTVVHSETSTGALNPIADLAKVTAAAGDVVLLVDSVSGACGTEIQADKWGLDFVLTGSQKSFALPPGLAFGVAQPAVLERAKSKKDRGVYFDFLEFERNIQKNQTPNTPAVSLLYALKAQVDHIEEEGMDARIARHRAMAERTWAWCDELGLEILVQDPAFRSPTVTCVRCPEGFTGPQIATAIKKHGFQIATGYGRMKDETFRIGHMGDHTIDRLETLLIGLKKVLKR from the coding sequence ATGGCGAGGACGCAGAAGAAGACGTTCGGCAGTTTCTTCCTGCCAGGCCCGACCGAAGTGCGGCCCGACGTGCTGGCCGCGATGACGAAGCCCATGATCGGCCACCGCGTCGTCGAGATGGAAGAGCTGATCGGCCACATACAGCCGCGGCTGCGCTCGATTTTCGGGACGCAGCGCCCGGTCTATATCAGCGCATCGTCGGCGACGGGGTTGATGGAGGGCGCAGTGCGCAACGGCGCACGTCGGCGCGTGCTGTCGCTCGTGAACGGTGCATTCAGTGCCCGTTTCCATCAGATAGCGCAGGCGACGGGGCTGCGGGCAGACCCGCTCGAGGTCGACTGGGGTGAGGGTCACACGCCGGAGATGCTGGAGCACGCGCTGGGGCGGGGTATTTATGATGCCGTGACTGTGGTGCACTCGGAGACATCGACTGGTGCGCTGAACCCGATCGCCGACCTCGCGAAGGTGACGGCGGCCGCGGGTGATGTCGTGCTGCTTGTCGACAGTGTCTCGGGCGCGTGCGGCACCGAGATTCAGGCAGACAAATGGGGCCTGGACTTCGTTCTCACCGGCTCGCAGAAGTCGTTCGCGCTGCCGCCCGGCCTCGCCTTCGGTGTGGCACAGCCAGCCGTACTCGAGCGAGCGAAATCGAAGAAGGATCGTGGAGTCTACTTCGACTTTCTCGAGTTCGAGCGCAACATCCAGAAGAACCAGACACCGAACACGCCGGCGGTGTCACTGCTGTACGCGCTGAAGGCGCAGGTGGATCACATCGAGGAGGAGGGCATGGACGCGCGGATCGCGCGGCATCGAGCAATGGCGGAGCGCACATGGGCGTGGTGCGACGAGCTCGGCCTCGAGATCCTCGTGCAGGACCCCGCGTTCCGTTCGCCGACCGTGACGTGCGTCCGCTGTCCGGAGGGATTCACCGGGCCGCAGATTGCGACTGCCATCAAGAAGCACGGATTCCAGATCGCGACGGGGTACGGCCGCATGAAGGACGAGACGTTCCGCATCGGTCACATGGGCGACCACACGATTGATCGATTGGAAACGCTGCTGATCGGCCTGAAGAAAGTGCTGAAGCGATGA
- a CDS encoding PEGA domain-containing protein → MRRRIAVLLTLATLAIAGCREGDGPADPSLTDARVYLTSNPAGAHITVDNRDTGQITPDTVPLRRGDRTIELQLDSAGFTYDYRFVLQVEQSDSVVEVEVPVGLQCITPDGACFQAARREREAAGLRFATSGVGSLFHWGGAGSGIFWPGASSNSYASSGMPVFAGIAGGSPLALGMYDQTMLVGRPAPVATETGGVYRLQQHAWVLPSPSALVDPATVRGILIEQEVIGDAAVDGVLVVRLTFRNVSDDPLVHLYAPFMPTAAVTYTDAWIGFALDPDIGTAADDWLSYDPALNMVFAYDADFEAPFAGVHAGQPGILGLSVLEAPAGTNVMLNSWYQGFDWWAGRPGEESGYGMLSGSSVFAPDHQDRQVGHMPPTTGDLRMSVTAGPLTLAPGDEARIVIAVAIAPPVTGTFTSGVVMPPGDPFDTSRPLYQTAAGLRAKIAAAATVGN, encoded by the coding sequence ATGCGACGTCGCATCGCTGTTCTTCTGACACTTGCAACGCTGGCAATCGCCGGCTGTCGTGAAGGCGACGGCCCGGCCGACCCGTCGCTCACGGACGCGCGCGTCTACCTGACGTCGAACCCGGCCGGCGCGCACATCACGGTCGACAACCGGGACACCGGGCAGATCACGCCGGACACGGTGCCGCTCCGCCGGGGTGATCGCACGATCGAGTTGCAGCTCGACAGCGCCGGCTTCACGTACGACTACCGCTTCGTCCTCCAGGTGGAGCAGAGCGATTCCGTGGTGGAGGTCGAGGTGCCGGTGGGACTGCAGTGCATCACGCCGGATGGCGCATGCTTCCAGGCGGCGCGCCGGGAACGCGAGGCGGCCGGACTGCGCTTCGCCACGAGCGGAGTGGGGTCGCTGTTCCACTGGGGCGGGGCCGGGTCCGGCATCTTCTGGCCCGGCGCCTCGTCAAACAGCTATGCGTCGAGCGGCATGCCGGTGTTCGCAGGCATTGCAGGCGGTTCCCCCCTCGCTCTCGGCATGTACGACCAGACAATGCTCGTGGGGCGACCGGCACCGGTCGCTACCGAGACAGGCGGCGTGTACCGCCTCCAGCAGCATGCGTGGGTGCTGCCTTCGCCATCGGCGCTGGTGGACCCGGCCACGGTGCGAGGCATCCTGATCGAGCAGGAGGTGATCGGCGACGCGGCGGTCGACGGCGTTCTGGTCGTCCGCCTCACATTCCGCAACGTCAGCGACGATCCGCTCGTGCACCTGTACGCCCCGTTCATGCCCACGGCGGCGGTCACATACACAGATGCATGGATCGGATTCGCCCTCGATCCGGATATCGGCACCGCCGCCGATGACTGGTTGAGCTACGATCCGGCGCTGAACATGGTCTTTGCGTATGACGCCGATTTCGAGGCGCCGTTCGCCGGGGTGCACGCGGGCCAGCCCGGTATTCTGGGCCTGAGCGTGCTCGAGGCGCCGGCCGGTACGAACGTGATGCTGAACTCGTGGTACCAGGGTTTCGACTGGTGGGCGGGTCGGCCGGGCGAGGAGTCGGGGTATGGCATGCTGTCGGGCAGCAGCGTCTTTGCGCCGGATCATCAGGACCGGCAGGTGGGTCACATGCCGCCGACGACGGGGGACCTGCGCATGTCCGTCACGGCCGGGCCGCTCACACTCGCGCCGGGCGATGAAGCCAGGATCGTGATCGCGGTCGCCATCGCGCCACCGGTGACCGGAACGTTCACGAGCGGGGTCGTCATGCCACCCGGCGACCCGTTCGACACGAGCCGGCCGCTCTACCAGACGGCGGCGGGTCTGCGCGCGAAAATCGCGGCGGCGGCGACTGTCGGCAACTGA
- a CDS encoding nucleotidyltransferase family protein, with protein MTRTRPGNARTPETANLSREERKSLTHGEFWIPETEREVYRRALDTLNGAGVPYVVSGLYALYEYTGIYRQTKDLDLFVEPAHVIDAARALKRAGFATYLEQAHWIAKAMWGESQVDLIFGTGNGLSFIDGEWYENSRPGILAGTQVRVAPPEDLLWHRLFVSERHRSDVSDILHLILCRGDELNWERLLQRVDVHWRLLLAQIHLYDYVYPGHRKRIPQWVRRKLYDAAEDAIAELGDPAVCQGTLISRFSYNIDVNEWSFRDLRKEATIATRQLPIIHEITASDVWDENPGGKEH; from the coding sequence ATGACGAGGACGCGACCCGGAAACGCCAGGACCCCGGAAACAGCAAATCTCTCGCGGGAAGAGAGGAAATCGCTGACGCACGGCGAGTTCTGGATCCCCGAGACGGAACGCGAGGTGTACCGCCGCGCCCTCGACACGCTGAACGGGGCCGGCGTGCCATACGTCGTGAGCGGCCTGTATGCGCTGTACGAATACACCGGCATATACCGCCAGACGAAGGACCTGGATCTCTTCGTCGAGCCCGCGCATGTCATAGACGCCGCCCGCGCGCTCAAGCGGGCAGGGTTCGCGACCTACCTGGAGCAGGCGCACTGGATCGCCAAGGCGATGTGGGGCGAATCGCAGGTCGACCTCATCTTCGGCACGGGCAACGGCCTCTCGTTCATCGATGGCGAGTGGTATGAGAATTCGCGCCCCGGCATCCTGGCCGGCACCCAGGTGCGTGTCGCGCCGCCCGAGGACCTGCTGTGGCACCGCCTGTTCGTCTCGGAGCGGCATCGCTCCGATGTGTCCGACATCCTCCACCTCATCCTGTGCCGCGGCGACGAGCTGAACTGGGAGCGGCTCCTGCAGCGCGTGGACGTGCACTGGCGTCTGCTGCTCGCGCAGATCCATCTCTACGACTACGTCTATCCCGGCCACCGCAAGCGCATCCCGCAGTGGGTACGGCGGAAGCTCTACGACGCGGCGGAAGATGCGATCGCGGAGCTGGGCGATCCGGCGGTGTGTCAGGGCACTCTCATATCCCGGTTCTCGTACAACATCGACGTGAACGAGTGGTCGTTCCGCGACCTGCGCAAGGAAGCGACGATCGCGACGCGTCAGCTGCCGATCATCCACGAGATCACGGCGAGTGACGTGTGGGACGAGAATCCGGGCGGGAAGGAACACTGA
- the serA gene encoding phosphoglycerate dehydrogenase produces the protein MRTYRIFVADAISPEGLAPLRDDDRFEIIEQTGLKGVDLARALEGVHAVIVRSSTKITRESLQYADTLEVIGRAGVGVDNIDVDAATERGVAVLNAPSGNTISAAELTFALILACVRRIPAADRSMKSGEWDRKSFTGTELYGKVLGLVGAGRIGGEVARRARAFGMRVCAYDPYLTAERARTLEIDLASLDQVLARADVLSLHVPLTETTAGLIGAAQLAAMKRGAIVVNAARGGVIDEAALAEAVRSGQLAGAALDVFAEEPAPADHPLRGVDHVVLTPHLGAATQEAQHNVAVEIAEAVRAALADGDLTRAVNAPAIGGEEMRRLRPMLELCERIGRIAAAMSDGAPNRAVVRYSGPHDGALRPIASAVIAGLLRPVVGKGAVNMVNALHIAESRGIEVERSRVGAHGPYEEFVELRLGGENGEARVAGAVVAGRHPRIVRIDRYRIVVRARGALLVVRNRDVPGVIGRVGTLLGAAGVNIAEYHQARGQAGEDALAAISTDGWLSDDLLAELKSLPDVLDVRQVDLD, from the coding sequence GTGAGGACGTACCGGATTTTCGTCGCTGATGCCATCTCACCGGAAGGTCTCGCGCCGCTGCGCGATGATGACCGGTTCGAGATCATCGAGCAAACGGGTTTGAAGGGCGTTGACCTCGCCCGGGCACTGGAGGGGGTGCACGCGGTCATCGTGCGCAGCAGCACGAAGATCACGCGCGAATCCCTCCAGTATGCCGATACACTCGAGGTGATCGGCCGTGCGGGTGTCGGTGTGGACAACATCGACGTGGATGCCGCGACGGAGCGCGGCGTCGCGGTGCTCAATGCGCCATCCGGCAACACCATATCCGCCGCGGAGCTCACGTTCGCGCTCATCCTCGCCTGCGTCCGCCGGATCCCCGCAGCCGACCGCTCCATGAAGAGCGGGGAATGGGATCGGAAGAGCTTCACGGGCACGGAACTCTACGGGAAGGTGCTGGGTCTGGTCGGTGCCGGACGGATCGGCGGCGAGGTTGCGAGGCGCGCGCGTGCATTTGGTATGCGGGTCTGCGCCTACGACCCGTATCTGACGGCAGAGCGCGCGCGCACGCTCGAGATCGACCTCGCATCTCTCGACCAGGTGCTCGCACGCGCGGATGTCCTGTCCCTGCATGTGCCGCTGACGGAAACGACGGCCGGGCTGATCGGTGCGGCGCAGCTGGCCGCGATGAAACGCGGGGCGATCGTGGTGAATGCGGCCAGAGGCGGCGTGATCGATGAGGCCGCACTCGCCGAAGCCGTGCGCAGCGGGCAGCTCGCCGGCGCTGCACTTGATGTGTTCGCGGAGGAGCCGGCCCCGGCGGATCATCCGCTCCGCGGTGTGGACCACGTCGTCCTGACTCCCCATCTGGGCGCGGCGACGCAGGAGGCGCAGCACAATGTGGCGGTGGAGATCGCCGAGGCCGTTCGCGCGGCGCTCGCCGATGGCGACCTGACGCGGGCGGTCAACGCACCCGCGATCGGTGGCGAAGAGATGCGTCGGCTCCGGCCGATGCTCGAATTGTGCGAGCGGATCGGGCGCATTGCCGCGGCCATGAGCGATGGCGCACCGAACCGCGCAGTGGTGCGATACTCGGGTCCGCACGACGGCGCACTGCGTCCGATCGCGTCAGCCGTCATCGCGGGGCTGCTGCGGCCGGTCGTTGGAAAAGGCGCAGTCAACATGGTCAACGCGCTGCACATCGCCGAATCGCGCGGCATCGAGGTCGAGCGCAGTCGTGTCGGCGCGCATGGTCCCTACGAGGAGTTCGTCGAGTTACGGCTCGGCGGGGAGAACGGCGAGGCACGCGTGGCGGGCGCTGTGGTCGCCGGTCGCCACCCGCGGATCGTGCGGATCGATCGATACCGCATCGTGGTGCGCGCGCGTGGCGCCCTGCTGGTCGTGCGCAATCGCGACGTGCCAGGTGTAATCGGCCGCGTCGGCACGCTGCTCGGGGCGGCCGGGGTGAATATCGCCGAGTACCATCAGGCCCGCGGCCAGGCAGGCGAAGATGCGCTGGCGGCGATCAGCACGGATGGCTGGCTGTCAGATGATCTGCTGGCCGAATTGAAATCGCTGCCCGACGTTCTGGACGTGCGGCAGGTGGACCTGGACTAG
- a CDS encoding copper ion binding protein, with translation MATTTLKVEGMTCQHCVRAVTQALESHAGVSRAEVDLQAARARVEFDENQVTPQQLASAVAEEGYEAEEVT, from the coding sequence ATGGCGACGACGACATTGAAGGTTGAAGGCATGACGTGCCAGCACTGCGTGCGTGCGGTGACGCAGGCGCTGGAGTCGCACGCGGGTGTAAGCCGTGCGGAGGTGGATCTGCAGGCGGCGCGGGCGCGCGTGGAGTTCGACGAGAATCAGGTTACGCCGCAGCAGCTGGCGAGCGCTGTTGCCGAAGAGGGATATGAAGCGGAGGAGGTTACATGA